From Pedobacter sp. MC2016-14:
CAGGATTTATTGAATATCGAGGATTTTTACCTCCGGTATGAAGATAATTCATAGACATGGCAGCGGATCAATTCAAATGCAAATCACCTGAGGGTAAGTTGCCTTTGGTGTACCAAATCAATTTCTTAAGGCTTATAACATGCTTTAATTTAAAAAGGTTATGGAATTGTGTAGATTGGTGCATCAGTATTGAAAATCATACACTATGAAAAAGCTACAATTGATAGTAAGCAATCCATGTTCAGAAAATTGGAATGAAATGCAAGCTGATGGTGACCAACGTTATTGCAACAGTTGTGAAAAACATATCGTAGACCTGAGCATGAAATCTGATGCAGAACTGATCCAGTTTTTTAAAAAGAAGAAGGGCAGTGTTTGTGGGCGCCTGCTGTCTAGTCAACTTAATCGCGAACTCGTGGTACCAATTCCGAAAACCAATTGGAATTGGTTGTTGCCGTTTGCCTTGGGTGCAATGGTAGCTAGCCCGGTACAAGCAATGGACTTGAAGTTAGCGATCACGCAAAACGATTCAATATTTCCATCACTTCCTGCTCCAGCCGATTTGAACGTTAAAGCCCCTCAGTTGGCAGATACTATTTATGGTTCAGTGGTAGACGTTGCTAATGGAAAACCGTTGGCAGGAGTTATAGTCAGGCAAAAAGGTTTCAAAAACGTACTGGCTAAAACAGATGTCAATGGCAAGTTTAAAGTGATCATATCCAGGCAAGATATAGAGAACGAATTTACTTTCGATTACCTGGGCTATGTTCGTGTAGAATCTAAGCTGAAAAATGGAATGTTAATCAAATTACAGGAAGCGCAAGTTATATTGGGTGGCATGGGGTTTAAAGAATGGGAAGAGTAATCAAAAAAAGCAAAAAAATAAAGCCGAGAAATGAAAAAATGGTATAGTGAATAAACTTCAAACCAATTCTGGCGGAGATTGTTGACTGTTAAACATATACCATCATTTTATGAGAAAACTTATTTTATGCCTGCTGATAACCTTCCAAATAACTGCTGCATTAGCACAAGATGCGAAAATTATCCAAAAAGATTTTCAAACTATTATTGGTTACACCCATAAAATGGAAATTGATAAGGTATTGGACATGACATACCCACCTTTATTCAAAATAATGCCTAAAGCCCAAATGAGCGCAATGGCCAAAGGAGCCTTAAGCGGCATGGGCATAAAAACCATTTTCGAAGAAGTGCCTCTCGGGCTTACCCTTAGCCCGGTTACCAAGTTAGGTGCGGCAACAATTTGCCTTGGAAAATACAACCAAAGCATGATACTGGAATCGTCGCAAACCACCTTGCTCGACATGCTTGCCAAGGCCAAAATGAAAGACAATGCGGTAGAGAAAATTAGCCCTCAAAAACTAAAAATAAAGGGGAAAAACTATTTGCTGGCCATAAAGGATGCTAATACCGGCGGCACCTGGAAATACCTGAGATACGATACTGAAGATGCCGAGACGAATGCCAAAGTATTGTCGAAAGAGATATCCGTCGCTGCAGCCAAGCTTAAGCTTGCACTTAAATAACTAAGCACAAACCAACATAAAGCTTAATACGGACATGGTCATGCGTAACGACCAGTAATTGCTTTTCAAAAAAATTCAACAGAAACAATGAAATGTCTTCTAGTCATCATCATTTCCTTAATAAGCATACCCATATTTGCGCAAAAAAATCCACCACCAAAAACCGTAAGGCTTGCAGGCACATCAGATATTTTAAAAACCGATAAACGCTTGGCAGATTTCATGATTAACAAAACAAAGTTTAATGTTTATCTAGGCTATCAAAAACCCGACGAAATGCGAGAGCAGAAAAAGGGTGATACTTTGCAGAAATACAAAATAGCAAAGGATAAGCTTAAATTTAGCCACTTAGAAATTGTAAAATATGGTACAAGAAATGGGAAAGTCATTCTTGAAGGAAAGTATAAATTGCGCAACGATACGTTATTTGTTAGTGAAAATTTTTACGATTACATTGGCGCTTATTGCATCACCACAAAATACGTTACCGATGAATGGGGCTTAAAAAAAGTATGGGACAACATGAAAGGAATTCCACTACAAAACCTAACCGAGAGACATTTGAAACCAGCTGAAATGAAAAGTCCGCCCATGATAAAACAGTAAGCTTATGAGTTTGGGACCACTTTTTACTTTAGTGCATCCACTATTTCTTCAAAATGATTAGCCTTGGCAATTTCAATGGGCAATTTACCGTAATAAGTGTCATCACCGCAATCAAAAGTTTCTGGTTTTTGTTTATCTACATCTTTTTTTATCAGGTATTGTACCATTGCCATATTATTGTTTTTTATTGCAATTATTAATGCCGTTTCTCCATTACATTCGTTAAAATCTAAATCATCCTTGGTTAACTTTAAGGCGTTCAGCACTTCATAATCAGACTTTCTCACTGCTTCATGAAATACCCATAATTTGCCGCTAATATCTCCAACATGCTGGTCGGCCCCTTTTAGTAAAAGGTATTTCGCACCATCGTAAAATTTGTAGAAGCCTGCTTTATTAAAGGAACCATTATGTTTATAAGCAACACCTTTTTTTATCAGATACTTCATGATCTCTAATCTGCCGTATTCTGCAGCGTCTAAAATAAGGTCATCTTCTTTATCGTTAATAGTTGCCCCGCCATCTACCATTAACTTAGCTAAAGTGATATTGTCGGCAGTTCTTATTACGGCTTGTAGTGGTGTTATCTTTGTTTTAGGCTCGTAATTTGGCGGAAAAGTAGATTTTAACATTTCGATTACTTTTTTGGTATCATTAGCAAAGATCGCCTCGTAAAATTCATCAGTAAGTTCTCGGGTTGGTATGTAAAGCTTTGGAAAGGCTGGTTTATTGATGACTGGGGCTACAACACTAGGTTTTTGCCTTTCAATACTGATATTTTTTTTTACTCTGTTCTCACAAGATGATAACGAGAAGCCAGTAACTAGCAAAAATATTAATGAAATTAAATGTCGGTTTTTCACAGGTTTTATTTAAGATTTTTTTGGTGATGCCATATGCTCCGGTAGCTTTACCGTTATACCGTTAACAAACTTCAAACCAATTCTGGCAGAGATTGTTGATTGTTTAAACATATACCATGCATCAAAACCTAATTTCAAAACAATGATAGTATCTGTTCAAACCTACAACATCCTTTTACTAGCCATTTTAATATTGATTGCTATCAGACCTTTGTATACCCGTTTCATTAAAAAACAAGGTAATAAACACGATTGGATGTTCGCCCTTTTAATTCTGCTTTTGCCAATTAACTGGTACACGCCAACTTTTATAAATGTTACCTCTTGCAATAACTTTACCAAGGAAGTATTGATATTTCCCGGTCAAAAAGAGGGTGTAAATTATAGTTATGGCTGGAGTAATTATGTGGTTAACAATTCGCCAGACAACCTTGTTTTTGAGTATATTTACTATGGAGATAACAAACGTGAGGACGATGAGGTAGATGAAATTATTCCGCCAGGGAAAATTGCAAAAGTGAATGAAGTAAAAATCGATTTCGTTTTCGAACCACAAGCAGAAAGTGTCTCTACCAAATCCAGAGGCGCAACTAAAACAAGTTTGTATTGTAAGTAGCTTTTGGAGAAAGCAGCGGCCATCATCGGCATCATGAGCACCGGGAGGACTGAATCAAGGGTTTACAATCAATATCCAATTATTTGCCGATTTTGAAGTAGGATCGGTCGGAATTAATTTGATTAATAAATTAACTCAATATCCAGGTTGTATTGCCGGTTTTTATCAATACATTAGTAAAACAATTTAATTAAGGCTCATGAATTCGATGGTAGTCCTAACTCAGAAAATATGAAAGCTGACGAGTTTGTTGATTTTATGACTGGCATAATACCTACTTATCAGGATTTTACAAATTCTAAGTGGCCTAAAGAAAGCGTACCCAGGTTGATAAAAAAATTTGAAATCATAAAAAGGGATTACCAAGGGGAATTCAATAAAGATGAGCTTATTGATTTGCTTACTCGTTATGATTTAAGTAACATAAGTATCGTGAGTACATCCTTTGATGAAATTGAAGTTTGGGAAAATTATACCTTTTTTGGTTACATGGATATTTTTCGGCTTGCAATAGACAATGTCAATCGTACAATTTTGTCATATGATCCAGGACTGGATAGCATAGATAAACTTGCGGCAGAAAACAGTAGTAAGTTTCTAGATGCGCATTGCGAGTTTTTCAACTATGCAAAATTAAGTTTGCTTAGCCAGGCAGATGATCCTGACTTTAGTGATGATGCAATGATCGCCATTGCAAGAAAATGCGCGCTAAAAGCTGGAGGATTAATTTATGAAAACTTCTACCGGGCATCCCTGGGGATTGGCATTATTTAGTTCAAAAGCCATGAA
This genomic window contains:
- a CDS encoding carboxypeptidase-like regulatory domain-containing protein gives rise to the protein MKKLQLIVSNPCSENWNEMQADGDQRYCNSCEKHIVDLSMKSDAELIQFFKKKKGSVCGRLLSSQLNRELVVPIPKTNWNWLLPFALGAMVASPVQAMDLKLAITQNDSIFPSLPAPADLNVKAPQLADTIYGSVVDVANGKPLAGVIVRQKGFKNVLAKTDVNGKFKVIISRQDIENEFTFDYLGYVRVESKLKNGMLIKLQEAQVILGGMGFKEWEE
- a CDS encoding ankyrin repeat domain-containing protein; amino-acid sequence: MKNRHLISLIFLLVTGFSLSSCENRVKKNISIERQKPSVVAPVINKPAFPKLYIPTRELTDEFYEAIFANDTKKVIEMLKSTFPPNYEPKTKITPLQAVIRTADNITLAKLMVDGGATINDKEDDLILDAAEYGRLEIMKYLIKKGVAYKHNGSFNKAGFYKFYDGAKYLLLKGADQHVGDISGKLWVFHEAVRKSDYEVLNALKLTKDDLDFNECNGETALIIAIKNNNMAMVQYLIKKDVDKQKPETFDCGDDTYYGKLPIEIAKANHFEEIVDALK